From the Thermococcus sp. 21S7 genome, the window GCGCCGAGGATTCGCCCTTCGTGACGCCGGATGGGAAAAATCTCTACTTCTTCTTTACGCCCGATGTCAACGTTCCGCCTCAGAAACAGCTCGTGGACGGGGTCACGGGGGTATGGTGGTCGCGAAAGGTCAACGGGAAATGGACGGAGCCTGTAAGGGTTGTGCTGGGGAGCACGGAGTCCCTCGACGGGGCGGTCTTCATACTGAACGACACGATGTGGTTCGCCTCGGTCAGAAAGGGGAACTACGGGGAGGTGGACATCTACACGGCGAGGTTCAAGGACGGCCGGTGGACGGACGTAAAAAACGCCGGTGAGCTTTTGAACAAAATCTACGATGTGGGGGAGCTCTGCATCAGCCCCGACGGCAGAACGATGTACTACGGCTGCGGTGGCGACATATGCGTGATGGACTACGTAAACGGTTCGTGGGTGAACCCCAGGAAGGTGCCGAACGTAAACAGCGAGCTGAACGAGGACCAGCCCTTCATAACGCCCGACGGCAGGGAGCTATGGTTTACGGGGCAGAGCAGGCTCGGTTATCCGGGTCCAGCGATATTCCGCTCGGTGTGGAACGGCAACGGGTGGGGCAAACCCGAGGAAATCATCTCGAACTTTGCCGGGGAGCCGGCACTGGACGCCGAGGGGAACGTATACTTCGTGCACCACTTCTTCACGAAGGACATGAAGATGATAGAGGCGGACATCTACGTTGCCTACAAGAAGAAAAGCTGAGGCGTGAGGAGGTCAGCCCAGGAGGAAGTGCCTCACCGTTTTTACCCCCGTGACCAGCCATATCGCCAGGAGGAGCCAGTAGAGGACGAATCCAAAGTCGGTGATGGCGTTTATCCCGAATGTGGTCCCCACGTTGAAGGTCGCGCTGACGTAGGCCCCGAGCGGGAATATGAAGGCCCACCAGGCGAGGCTGTAGGGGAGGTTGAGCTTCCTGACGTAGTGGAGCGTCATCAGGATTGCCATGACGAGCCACCACACGCCGAAGCCCCAGAAGAGCAGGCCAAAGGCCAGGAAAGGCTCCTTCACCGTTATGAAGCCGCTCGCCTTTATTAGCGCGTAGAGCGTGCTCGTTCCAGCTCCGATGGGTCCGAGGTTTATCCATATCGAGGGGGCTATTCCGCAGGGCATCGGCTCGTGGCGAATGAAGCGGAACATCACCAGTGCGAACAGGGCCAGGTAGAGGAAGAAGCCGGAGCCCCAGGCGAAGATGTTGATGAAGGCAATAATTTCCCTCGCCGTTCCGCTCGCCAGCGTCATCAGCTTGGCGCCGCTTATCGGGATGACTATCAGGCCCACGGGCGGGATGAACCACGCTGGGGTTATGGCCTTGGTGTCTATGCCTTCGCAGGTGAAGAAGAGGTACGGGATGAGGAACGCAAAGAATACCGTTAGCGGAACGCCGGCCAGCCAGAACACCCACGCGAGTGCGGTGTTTTTGAGAACCAGGAGGTAATCCGCGGAGAGAATCAGCATGGCTATCGCGATGGTGCCGTAGAAGTTGCCGAGGACTGGGTGGTGGAGGTCCCTGAGGGCGTCTTCCCTATATTTGAGCCACCTCAGAACCCAGGGCACCAGCAGGACGAAGAACAAAACCGTGTTGAGGTAAGTCAGGAACTCTGCAAAGTTTCCGAGGATCGGGAGTTTGCCGGAGTAGGCCTTGCTCACGAGGGTCAGGGCGCCCGTTCCCATAACGCTCGCGAACCAGCTCGGCGCGAAGTCTTTGATTCCCATACGACCACCAATTAAATGAAAAAAATTTCATTTAAAAACTTTTTCACTTGTGTTTAGTCGCCTCTATCCTCTCCCTCCAGTGGGGGTCGACCTCAAGAACCTGGTGTATGAAGGCCTCAACGACGTCTTTGACCCTTCCGTAGGCCCCGGTAACGACGGTTATCCCGAGGCTCTCGAAGTATGCCATTGCCTTCCTGCCCATGCCGTAGGCAAGCACAACTTCCCCACCGTGCTCCTTCACGAAGTTTGGAATGTCACCCGGGCCGTGCTCTTCGAAGGGAACCTCGACGACTTCGGCGCCCTTGATGGTGCCGTCATCAACCTCAACGAACGCGAAATATTTCGCCCGGCCGAAGTGTTCGCAGACCTCGCTCTCCAGCCCTCTCCCATCCTTCAGGGGAACCGCGATTCTCATGGGATCACCACTATTATGAAAAAGCGTTCAAATATAAAGTTTGTGCATATGCACACTTTTTCTTGGACACCAAAGGTTGATAACACCTAGCTTAAAAAAGCGTTAAAAACGTGTTACTTAATTCCGGTTTGGTGATACAATGCTCGCTCTCAAGGGGCTTGTGAAGGCAGGCGACGCCAGGGGAATCCTGGAGTACGGGAGGGAGTTCCACGGTCACGTGTGTCCATACCTGGCGCTCGGGATTCGAGCGTCGCTGGTGGCTATGGACGAACTCGGTGTCGGGAGGCTCGACTATTCGGGAAGCGTCGACGAGTCCATTCTGGCTATAGTCGAGGTCAACAGTTGCTTCACCGACGGCGTTCAGGTGACGACGGGTTGCACCCTGGGAAACAACTCACTGGTCTACCTCGACCTCGGAAAGACCGCCCTCACCCTCGTCAAGCGCTCCGACTGGGAAGGCGTCAGGGTCTACGCCGACGCCGAGAGGCTGAGGAAGTACTACCCTTCCGGAGCCACTGAGCTGTTCAACAGGGTCGTAAGGGAACGAAAGGGGACTGAGGAGGAGCGGAGACGCCTCTGGGAACTCTGGGAGGAGATAGCATACACCATGCTGGAACTCCCGAAGGAGGAGTTCAAGATTGACCGCGTTAAGGTTCCCCCGATAGAGCAGGCGCCGATAGTGGAAAGCGTCCGCTGCTCGAAGTGCGGGGAGCTGGTTATGGAGACAAGGGCTGTTTACATAAACGACGAGCCCTTCTGCCTCCGCTGCGCGGGAGAGTCCTACCGTGCGGTAATCGGGAGGGGAATAGTGAAGGTCTCGCCGAGGGGGTGCTGAGATGAGGAGGTTCCTTGCCCTGTTTCTAATCCTGCTGGTGGTTTCAATAAGCGGCTGTATCGGGAGCAGCACTGGAACTGGGGAAACCGGAAAGGCCACGATAACCGTCACGGACGCCCTCGGGAGGAGCGTCGAGGTTCCGGCGAAGGTGAGCCGGATCGTTGCCGTTGGCCCCGGTGCGCTGAGGCTCGTGGTTTATCTGAACGCGAGCGATATGGTGGTCGGGGTTGAGGACTTCGAGAAGCGCTACAACTTCGGAAGGCCCTACATAATAGCCCACCCCGAACTCAGGGAGCTGCCGACCGTCGGGCCGGGCGGGCCGGGCAAGCTGCCGGACTTCGAGGCGCTCATAGAGCTGAAGCCCGACGTTATCTTCATAACCTACGTGGACAAGAAGACGGCCAACGATATACAGGCCAAGACCGGAATCCCCGTCGTCGTCCTCAGCTACGGCCAGCTGGTGACCTTCGAGGACGAGGAACTCTTCAAGTCCCTCGAACTGGCGGGCAGGATACTCGGAAGGGAGGATAGGGCTAGGGAGGTCATAGACTTCATCAATGCCACCCAGAATGACCTGATGAAGCGCACGGCCGACGTTGAACCGAAGACGGTCTTCGTCGGTGGGATAGGATACAAGGGCGCCCACGGAATTGAGAGCACGAAGGCCAGCTACCCGCCATTCATCGTCGTTCACGCCAAGAACGTTGCCGACGAGCTTGGAACCGGCCACCAGTTCATCGACAAGGAGAAGCTCCTGGAGTGGCAGCCTGAGTACATCTTCATCGACGAGGGCGGCCTTAAGCTCATCCTCGACGATTACTCGAAGAACCCGGACTTCTACGCCTCCCTAAAGGCCGTCAAAGAGGGCAACGTCTACGGCATACTCCCATACAACTTCTACACCACAAACGTTGGAACTGCCCTGGCCGATGCGTACTTCATCGGAAAGGTGCTCTATCCCGAGAGGTTCAGCGACGTCGACCCTGCGAAGAAGGCCGACGAGATATACTCCTTCCTGCTCGGAAAGCCGGTTTACGGCACCATGAAGGAGCAGTTCGGCGGCTTTGGAAAGATAGACCTCTCCAACGGAACGGTTAAATACTCACTGCCGACCTCACCGTGATGAAAATGGACTACGAGGGCTACGTAGCCAGGAAACTGTCCATCGGCCTTTTCATTCTTCTTTCCATCCTCGCGGTTAGCCTTTACTCCCTCTCCCACGGTGCCTACTTCCTCTCTGTGAGGGAGGTCGTTGATGCGCTCCTCGGCGGCGGAACGGACAGTTCCAGGCTGATAGTCTGGAACATACGGATGCCGAGGATAGTTGCAGGCATTCTGGTCGGTGCCTCCCTGGCGGTGGCGGGTGCCGTCATGCAGGGCTTTCTGAGGAATCCCCTGGCCACTCCGTTCACTATGGGCGTCTCCCATGGGGCGATGTTCGGGGCTTCCCTCGCGATACTCCTGGGGGCAGGCTATGCAGAGAGTTCCGGGAGGATTTCGCTTGACAACCCCTACACCGTTGTGCTCTTTGCCTTCATCGGCGCCATAAGCGCCACGGCGGTGATTCTTGCACTGGCGAGGCTGAAGGGACTCAGTCCGGAGGCCATAATTCTGGCGGGAGTTGCCATGAGTTCACTCTTCGTTGCGCTGACGACCCTCGTTCAGTACTTCGCCGACGAGCTTCAGCTTTCCGCCATGGTCTACTGGAGCTTTGGAGACCTTGGGAGGGCCACCTGGCGGGAAAACGCGATAATGCTCGCTGTGTTTGTTCCGGTTTTTGCCTACTTCGTCGTTAAGCGCTGGGATCTCAACGCCTCGGTCATGGGGGACGACGTCGCCAAGAGCGTTGGGGTTGAGGTTGAGAGGGTTCGCCTTATCTCGACCTTCCTGGCGGCGCTGATAACCGCCGTGAGCGTTGCTTTCGTCGGTGTCATCGGCTTCGTCGGCCTCATAGCGCCCCACGCCATCAGGCTCGTCGCCGGTGGCGACTATCGCTTCCTCATCCCCCTGTCGGCCCTCGCCGGCGCCCTGCTGCTGGTGGCCGCGGATACGATTGCCAGGCTGGTGCTGTCCCCGATGATTCTCCCGGTTGGTATAGTGACCTCTTTCCTCGGTGCTCCCACCTTTATATACCTCCTGATGAGGATGGAGGGACGGAGATGAAGGCCCTACGTGTGAGGAATCTCCGCTTCACCTACAACGGCTCCGAGGTTCTTAGGGGCATTGACCTTGAGGTGGAGGCGGGCGAGTTCGTGGCGATACTAGGCCCGAACGGTGCCGGAAAGTCAACCTTCCTCAAGTGCATCGGGGGCATTCTGGACTGCGGCACCGTTGAAGTGTTTGAGCGCCCCGTGATGGAGTATCCGAGGGATGAACTGGCGAGGGTTCTTGCCTACGTGCCCCAGAGGTACGAACCGGGTTTCATGACGGTTTTTGACACCGTTCTGCTCGGCAGGAGGCCCTACATGGGGCTGAGGCCATCGAAGCGGGACGTTGAGACCGTGAGAAGAATCCTCAGAAAGATGGGCATAGAGGGCCTTGCGCTGAAGCCAACCAACAGGCTGAGCGGCGGCGAACTCCAGAAGGTGAGCATCGCGAGGGCCCTGGCTCAGGAGCCCAGAATACTCCTAATGGACGAGCCGACCAACAACCTTGACATCAGGAGCCAGCTGGAGGTAATGGAAACGGCGAGGACGTTTGCGGAGGAGGGGGGAACGTCGGTCGTGGTCATGCACGACGTCAACCTCGCCCTTCGCTTCGCCGGAAGGTTCGTCTTCATGAAGAATGGGAGGGTCGTAGCCGACGGCGGGAGGGAGATACTGGAGCCTGATCTCTTCGAAGAGGTCTACGGCGTGAAGGTTATGATAGAAGAGGTGGGGGGAATCCCCGTCGTGGTTCCCCTCTCACATCTCGGCCTCGCCGAGGAACTCAAGCAGGTCGAGTAGGCGCGGATCTTTGACGCTTTCTATGGCCTTCCCTGCCTCCTTCGCCTCAATCTTGCCGTCCTTGTAGAGTGCTATCGCCTTTACGGCTTCAAAGAAGTCGCTCAGCTCAGGGAGCGCCCTGGCGAACATGTCCATGTGCAGGTAAACCGTCTCGAAGTCGTCCTCAAGGAACAGCTGCCAGAGGACATCCATCAGGGAGCCGAAGGCTACCTCCTCGTAGTCGCTCCCCTTCGCGTGGACGAGCGCGTAGAGGCACTCCTGCAAAGCCGCATCGTAGTTCTCGTCCTCCTCGAATATCTCCTCAAAGCTGAGGTGTATCTCAACGAGGAGGTCGCTCTTGTCCAGAACCTTCGGGAGGAGGCCTGCGAGCATGGCCTTTGCCTCGTAGGTCTCCCCGGATTCAAAGAGAACGTATGCCTTGTGGATGGCTATCCTCAGAACCTCGTCCTCGTTTCCGAGTTCGCGGTGTATCTCCTCGGCCTTCTCCATAAGTTCGATGGCCTTCTCGTACTCCTGAAGTTCCTCGTGGATGAGCGCCATGGCGTAGTAGATTTTCGCTATGTTTCCCCTGTTGCCCTTCTCCGTCTCCTCCTCCAAGAGGGCTCGGTAGAGTTCGAGGCTCTTCTCCAGCTCCCCTATGAGGTAGTAGAGGTCGGCCAGCTCGAACTTTACGTCGAATGTGTCCTTCTCCTCGGCCATCTTCTCGAACTCGCTCAGCTTCTCCACACCGAGGAGTTCGTGGGAGTAGTAAACGGTGAGCTTGTACAGTTCGAAATCACCACACTCCAGGGCGAGCTTTTCGGCCTTTTCGAGGACCTCCTTAAGCTCCTCGTCGCCCAGCTCGTCAACCCTGTGGTACAGAAGGGTTGCAACCTTTTTGCAATCCTTTTCCTCGATTGCCTTCAGAATCTCCTCCATCTCAGAACACCTCAGAATAATAACAGTTTCAGAGTATTTAATGCTTTGGCAGAAATTAAATGGAGAAGACTAGCGCCTCCTCCAAAGGACCAGGATTGCGGCCAGAACGACGACTATTCCCGGTCCGCATGTGCCCCCCGACTCGGTCGGGGATGGCTGGGTGCTGGAGGAACTCGTCTCTGAAGGGCCCGTTTCCTCGCCCGGCGTGCTTGACGTCGTTCCTGATGGTGTGGCAGTTGGGGCTTCGGTTGATGTCGTTTCCGTTGGCGAGGGGCTCTCCGCGGCTCCAACCGTTATGGTGATCCTCCTGACGTCCTCTCCTCCCAGGTTGTCCCTCACCTTCAGGGTCACCGTGTAGTTGCCGGCGCTTGAGTAGGTGTGAACGGGTTCGGCCTCGCTGGAGGTGCTCCCGTCTCCAAAGTCCCAGCTCCAGCCCACTATATTCCCGTCCCTGTCGTAGGACTTGTCCGCGAAGCTTATCTCCTCCCCGGCCTTCGGTTCCTTTGGCAGGAACGTGAAGTCAGCCGTCGGCGGATAGTTCCGCGGCTCCACGGTTATCTCCTTGTAGTAGGTTCCCTTCAGTCCGCTTTCGTCTTCGACTGTTAGCATTACCGTGTACGAGCCAGGGTTTGTATACGTGTGCCTCGGATTCCTTTCGGTTGAAGTGCTTCCGTCGCCGAAGTTCCAGCTCCACCTGGCAACGCTTCCGTCCGGGTCTATGGAGCTGTCCGTGAAGCGCACCTCGTCTCCTGCCTTAATCTCTGCGGGCGAGTAGCTGAAGAGCGCCGCTGGCTTCTCGTTCGGTTTGACGTTTACCGATGCCTTGCAGGTGGCGTTGGCATTCAGGGGGTCGTAGACGGTCAGGGTGACCTTGTAGTTCCCCTCCTCGCGGTAGATGTGCTTTGTCTCTGTGCCGTTGCCCTCTGTGGAGTAGCCGTCTCCAAAGTCAATCTCCCACCTCATGGAGCCGTTCTCCGGGTCGTTTAGATCCAGGTCGAAGTCAACTTCAAGCGGAAGCTTTCCGGAGCTTGGAGAGGCTGAAATCGAACACTCCGGCGGCTTGTTCATGAGCAGCAGGGCATGGTAGTCTATCGTGAAGAAGCCGAAGTTTATCAGTATCGGGCTTCCGCTCCTTGTCTCGTAGTGCTCCCCCTTGCTGGGCACGAGGAAGTCGAGAACCAGATGTCCGTCCTCGCTGTCGAGGTAGATAACTCCGGTTGCGTTGTACCACATGCTCGGGTCGCTTATGCCGCCCTTGTAGACAACCTTGACGCTGGTTTCGTTGGAAACGGTCACCTCATGAGTCGTTACCCTCTCATAGCCGTAGCTGCCTTCAATTTTCATATCGAGGCTTGAGGTGGGTGAGGTGTAGCCCCCTCCGATGCCGATGGAAACGCCGACGTTGAAGGTGTTCCTGCTCTTCGTCCAGCCCAGCTCCTTGACTGCCCTCTCGTAGGAGCTACCCACCTGACCGACCTCCATGGTGAAGGTGTCGAGGAGGTTCCCGGGCTCGTAGTTCTTCAGCTCGTTGAGGTTCTCAGGGTAGGTGTTTATATCCCCAATCTCGTGCAGGTCCGACTTGTAGTTCTGGAAGTGGACGTGGGGCGGCCCCTTGGGAACAGTCACGAGTATGTACTGCTGCTCGCCGTTCACAACAGCAAGCTCCGGCGGGCTTATTATCGGGAACTCGTAGACGTCGTAGTCCGTGGTCACGTAAAGCGCTCCGTCGCCCATATCGGACGTCAGTCCATAGGTTATGCTCTCCTCGTAGCTCTGCCCTCTCTCCCGCTGGAGCTGGAACCCCATGCTCACCTTAAGGTTGACCTCCGCGTAGGCGACCTTCTTGTTGCCCATGACCGCCTTCATTCCGAGGCTCATCTTGATGTCGTGGGTGGACTTCACCGAGAACTTCGTTGCGTGGGTTTTTTCGGTAGTGAACTCCGAGTAGAATACCCCCGTCTTGTTTATGACGTCGTAGTCAACCGGTGGGGCGTTTATAACCGCTATAACGAGGTTTTCAACGTGCATTCTCCCTTTCCTTGGAGGTCCGACAATTATTGAGTTGCCATCCACGTCGCCAACCGCGAGGCCCGCTCCGTAACTGAACTCCGTCTTCAGGCCCTTCGGCCCGTTCAGCAGGTCTCCTCCAAGGTTGTAGACCTTCACGTAGCCGTCCTGGGAGGCCCAGACTATCTCGTCGAGGCCGTCTGTGTTAACGTCCCCAACGGTCATCCTGTCCCCCTTCTGGAAGGGCATCACAAAGGTCGCTAACTCTCTCCCCTCCAGCTGGGCGCCCTTCTTTGAGAAGCCAAAGACGTGTACGCCCCTCTCCTGGTAGTCGTCCGAGTCCTGGGTGGCCACGACCAGTTCGTTCAGTCCGTCGAGGTTGACGTCCCCAATCGCCATCTCGTCCCTCGACGTCAGCTCAAAGTAGTCCTCTGTTGGCAGACTCCCGATGACGTTGCCGTTCATATCGTAGAGGGTTATGATGTTTGCACTCACGTCAGCGTGCACGATCTCGGCCTTTCCGTCGCCGTCGAGGTCGCCGACGGCTATTGAATCGCCATTCGCGAAATCATCGACCTTGAACTGGTTCAGAAGGTTGAAGTTCTCGTCGAATACGTGCATCCAGTTGTTCCTGTCGGCGTGGACGATCTCGGCCTTCCCGTTGCCTGTGAGGTCTCCGCAGGCCAGGTCGTCCCCGGCCTCAAAATTTACGTCGTGTTTGCCCAGTTCGGTACCGCCCGCACTGTAGATGTATATCTTGTTCGTGCTCCTGTCGCCCTGGATTATCTCGGCTTTTCCATCGCCGTTAACGTCACAGGCCGCCATCTCATCCCATTTTTCATACCCTGTGTGGAATTTCCCGATGACGTCTCCACTCTCGTTCTCATAGGTCCAGAAGTAGTCCCCGCGATCGCCTATGATTATCTCCTCGTCCGCTATAACCATACCCCCCGAACCGTCAACGAGGTCGGATTCCTCCGCGGTGACCCGGTGACCCGGCAGGGTGAATACCGAAACCGTCAGAAGCATAACAATAAACAGAGCAGTATTCCGTTTCATACAAATTCCCCCTCAAGCTGAGTCCACGGAGGTTCCCAGAATGGCAACCTACGTAAACCTAATACTTGTTATATTTCAAAATATAAAATGGTTTTCATGACTTTACCTTACATTTTTGGTGAATAACTAGAGGGATTTTCGGAAAGTCCGCCTGGTGGAGGCTCCGGGAGCTTTTTAAACTTCTCCTCGGAGGTGATAGCATGCTTGAAGTGATTTTCCTCGGCACGGGCGGCATAATGCCCACCAGGGAGAGAAACGTTCCAGCGGTGGCTCTCCGCTACAAGGGTGAGATCATACTCTTCGACGTCGGAGAGGGCACGATGAGGCAGATGAATGCGGCAAAGCTCAGCCCGATGAAGGTGGAGAAGATATTCATCACGCACTTTCACGGCGACCACTACCTCGGCCTGGCTGCCCTGATACAGACGATGAACCTCTGGGACAGGGAAAAGCCCCTTCACATCTACGGTCCCAAATACACCTTCGAGTTCGTTCAGAACTTCCTCAACAGCGGCTTCTTCAGGCCGGGGTTTGATATACACGTCCACGAGCTGCGAGAGACGAGGCTGAAGTTCGGGGACTACGAAATCTGGAGCTTCAAGGTCGAGCATGGGATTCCGGCTCTGGGCTACGTATTTAAGGAAAAAGACCGGCGCGGGAAGTTCCTGCCGGAGAAGTTGAGGGAATACGGCCTGAGAGAGGGGCCGATACTCGGGAAGCTTGAGCGTGAAGGTAAAATCGAGTGGAACGGGAAAACGATTTACCTTGAGGACGTCACAGGGCCAAGGAGGAAGGGGGTCAAGGTCGTCTACACCGGCGACACCGAGCCCGCTGAAAGGGTCAGGCTCTTCGCCGAGAGGGCTGACCTTCTAATCCATGAGGCCACCTATCTGAATCCAGCCGACAGGGGCGATAGCTACCACTCGACGGTCGCGGAGGCCTGCGAGGTCGCCAAGAGGGCCAAGGTCAGGCTTTTGGCACTCTTCCACAGGGCCTTCCGCTACACCTACGATGAATACCTGAGCGGGGCCTCTCGGATATGCCGCGATTTTGGAGTAGATTTCATAGTTCCGAGAGATTTCGACATTTTGACGTTTAAATCCGACGAATTCAGTGTGAGAAACCTTCTGGAGGAGAAAAGATGAGCTATCTCCGCTACGTTAAGCTCATAGGCACGATGCACGTTTCGCCAAAGAGCAGGGAGGAGGTAATCAGGACGATACTGGAGGAGAGGCCACACGCCGTTGCGATAGAGCTCGACAGGGCGCGCTTCCTTTCCATGAACGGGAACAGGAAGATGACCCTTGAGGAAGCCCTCCGCTTCGGCAGAAAGGGGCTGATAAACTATGCGCTCGCAAAGGTTGAGGAGAAACTGGGGGAGGAGTTTGGGATGGCACCGGGGGAGGAGATGAAAGCGGCCGTAAGCGCCGCCCAAGCCCTCGGCGTTCCCCTCTACCTCATAGACGAGGACATAACCGTCATACTCTCCAAGATAGCCGCCGCCCCGGGGAGGGAGAAGCTTCTCATGGCCCTGGAGGCCCTGGGGATATTCCTGCCCGTTAGGCTCGGCGAGCCCTCCGACCCAATGGCCGAGTACAGGGTCATGATGGTGGAGTTCAAGCGCCGCTATCCCTACCTCTACCGCGTTCTGGTCGAGGAGAGGAACGAGGTAATGGCGAGGAACCTCGTGTCCATAGTCGAGAACCTTAAGCTTCATGGGGTTAAGAGGCCACGGGTTATAGCCGTGGTTGGCCTCGGCCACAAGCCGGGGATAGAGCATCTCCTGGACAGGGGGAAGGAGAGATTCCTCTCGCCCTACTGGACAGCGGGGGTGATGTGATGGAAAGGAGACAGCTGGTCTGCCCGCTCTGCGGCGGAACGGATTTTAAGGTTGAAGAGGGGAAGATAGACAGCAAATGGGGCTTTACGGCGCACAAGGTGAAGATAGTCATCTGCAGGAACTGCGGCTACATTATGATGTTCCATAAGGGGAGAACCATCTGGGACTTTGACTGATTCGTTACTTTTATATTTAGAACCGCCACAGCATTCTTGGGGATTCACCATGAAGGACAGACTTGAAAAGATGCTCAACGTCAAGATCCTTGAAATCGAGGAGCTTGAGGACAAGATAGTTGTTTACGTTCCGGAGGATCAGGTGAGGATAGCGGTGGGGAGCGGCGGTGCCGCCGTTAAAGCCGCCGAGCTTGTAATCGGCAAGAAGATTGAAGTAAAGGGCAAGTGAGCCTCCCCGCGGGGCGTTTCAATGCACTACGGACAGTGGAAAGGAACTCACAGGGCCGGCATGGGACGGAGGGAGATCAAGGATTTACTGATTTCTTTTCTAGTCCTTGCTCTGCTGTTTTCCAACTTTGACCCCTATGCGATTCCATATTCCGTCATCGCCGTTCTGACGGCCTTCATCTTCCACGAACTTGCCCACAGGCAGATGGCGCGGCACTACGGTTACAGGGCGTACTACAAACGCTGGGACACGGGGATACTCTTGGCGCTTCTCGTGGGCATAGCGACGCGCCTTCTCACCGGAACGACTTGGATATTCGCCGCCCTCGGTGCCGTTCAGGTCTACGCCCCCTACGCGGTGGATTTCAGAGAGGCCTTCGGAAAGATAGCCCTCGCGGGTCCGCTGACCAACATAGCCGTCGGCGCTGCCGCACTGGTAGCCCTGAGGGCAGTGGCTCCGTTCACGTCCCTCTGGTGGGTCATCAAGATGACGGCAACGGTCAACCTGTGGCTGGCGTTCTTCAACCTGCTCCCGTTCCCACCTCTGGACGGCTCCAAGGTCGTCCGCTGGAACGCCGGCTACTGGGCGGTCTCCATCGGCGTCGCCTACCTCCTCTTCAGACTGCTGTAACACTTTCGGTGATACAAAAGGGAAAGGTTAAATAGCCCCATCCTCACTTCTATTACGGTGGTTCCAATGGAGTACAAGAATCCGCTGGGTGTTGATATCGACCTCGAAACCGGGATTATACCAGGTGCCAAAAAGCTCGTCAGAAGGCTCAGCGACCTGAAGGGATACTTCGTCGATGAAAACGCCTACGAAGAGCTTCTCAAGGAAAACCCGGTTGTCTACGAGGTTTACGCGATTGAGCAGGATGAGAAGGACGGCGACCTCAACTTCGCGACCACCGTCCTCTACCCGGGTAAGGTCGGAAGGGAGTTCTTCTTCACCAAGGGGCACTATCACTCCAAGGCGGACAGGGCGGAGATATACTACGGCATCAAGGGGAAGGGCGGAATGCTCCTCCAGACGCCCGAAGGAAAGGCCGAAT encodes:
- a CDS encoding iron ABC transporter substrate-binding protein — protein: MRRFLALFLILLVVSISGCIGSSTGTGETGKATITVTDALGRSVEVPAKVSRIVAVGPGALRLVVYLNASDMVVGVEDFEKRYNFGRPYIIAHPELRELPTVGPGGPGKLPDFEALIELKPDVIFITYVDKKTANDIQAKTGIPVVVLSYGQLVTFEDEELFKSLELAGRILGREDRAREVIDFINATQNDLMKRTADVEPKTVFVGGIGYKGAHGIESTKASYPPFIVVHAKNVADELGTGHQFIDKEKLLEWQPEYIFIDEGGLKLILDDYSKNPDFYASLKAVKEGNVYGILPYNFYTTNVGTALADAYFIGKVLYPERFSDVDPAKKADEIYSFLLGKPVYGTMKEQFGGFGKIDLSNGTVKYSLPTSP
- the tdt gene encoding tellurite-resistance/dicarboxylate transporter: MGIKDFAPSWFASVMGTGALTLVSKAYSGKLPILGNFAEFLTYLNTVLFFVLLVPWVLRWLKYREDALRDLHHPVLGNFYGTIAIAMLILSADYLLVLKNTALAWVFWLAGVPLTVFFAFLIPYLFFTCEGIDTKAITPAWFIPPVGLIVIPISGAKLMTLASGTAREIIAFINIFAWGSGFFLYLALFALVMFRFIRHEPMPCGIAPSIWINLGPIGAGTSTLYALIKASGFITVKEPFLAFGLLFWGFGVWWLVMAILMTLHYVRKLNLPYSLAWWAFIFPLGAYVSATFNVGTTFGINAITDFGFVLYWLLLAIWLVTGVKTVRHFLLG
- a CDS encoding FmdE family protein, with the protein product MLALKGLVKAGDARGILEYGREFHGHVCPYLALGIRASLVAMDELGVGRLDYSGSVDESILAIVEVNSCFTDGVQVTTGCTLGNNSLVYLDLGKTALTLVKRSDWEGVRVYADAERLRKYYPSGATELFNRVVRERKGTEEERRRLWELWEEIAYTMLELPKEEFKIDRVKVPPIEQAPIVESVRCSKCGELVMETRAVYINDEPFCLRCAGESYRAVIGRGIVKVSPRGC
- a CDS encoding iron ABC transporter permease; protein product: MDYEGYVARKLSIGLFILLSILAVSLYSLSHGAYFLSVREVVDALLGGGTDSSRLIVWNIRMPRIVAGILVGASLAVAGAVMQGFLRNPLATPFTMGVSHGAMFGASLAILLGAGYAESSGRISLDNPYTVVLFAFIGAISATAVILALARLKGLSPEAIILAGVAMSSLFVALTTLVQYFADELQLSAMVYWSFGDLGRATWRENAIMLAVFVPVFAYFVVKRWDLNASVMGDDVAKSVGVEVERVRLISTFLAALITAVSVAFVGVIGFVGLIAPHAIRLVAGGDYRFLIPLSALAGALLLVAADTIARLVLSPMILPVGIVTSFLGAPTFIYLLMRMEGRR
- a CDS encoding NifB/NifX family molybdenum-iron cluster-binding protein — translated: MRIAVPLKDGRGLESEVCEHFGRAKYFAFVEVDDGTIKGAEVVEVPFEEHGPGDIPNFVKEHGGEVVLAYGMGRKAMAYFESLGITVVTGAYGRVKDVVEAFIHQVLEVDPHWRERIEATKHK
- a CDS encoding ABC transporter ATP-binding protein, giving the protein MKALRVRNLRFTYNGSEVLRGIDLEVEAGEFVAILGPNGAGKSTFLKCIGGILDCGTVEVFERPVMEYPRDELARVLAYVPQRYEPGFMTVFDTVLLGRRPYMGLRPSKRDVETVRRILRKMGIEGLALKPTNRLSGGELQKVSIARALAQEPRILLMDEPTNNLDIRSQLEVMETARTFAEEGGTSVVVMHDVNLALRFAGRFVFMKNGRVVADGGREILEPDLFEEVYGVKVMIEEVGGIPVVVPLSHLGLAEELKQVE
- a CDS encoding tetratricopeptide repeat protein, which gives rise to MEEILKAIEEKDCKKVATLLYHRVDELGDEELKEVLEKAEKLALECGDFELYKLTVYYSHELLGVEKLSEFEKMAEEKDTFDVKFELADLYYLIGELEKSLELYRALLEEETEKGNRGNIAKIYYAMALIHEELQEYEKAIELMEKAEEIHRELGNEDEVLRIAIHKAYVLFESGETYEAKAMLAGLLPKVLDKSDLLVEIHLSFEEIFEEDENYDAALQECLYALVHAKGSDYEEVAFGSLMDVLWQLFLEDDFETVYLHMDMFARALPELSDFFEAVKAIALYKDGKIEAKEAGKAIESVKDPRLLDLLEFLGEAEM
- a CDS encoding PD40 domain-containing protein; translation: MHMRIFSAVVVLILLVFLSGCIGSGQSQTTTLSPDRLASIPRGAVKVTPKTDVFPPVIHSDEWEKPVPLEGPINTAGAEDSPFVTPDGKNLYFFFTPDVNVPPQKQLVDGVTGVWWSRKVNGKWTEPVRVVLGSTESLDGAVFILNDTMWFASVRKGNYGEVDIYTARFKDGRWTDVKNAGELLNKIYDVGELCISPDGRTMYYGCGGDICVMDYVNGSWVNPRKVPNVNSELNEDQPFITPDGRELWFTGQSRLGYPGPAIFRSVWNGNGWGKPEEIISNFAGEPALDAEGNVYFVHHFFTKDMKMIEADIYVAYKKKS